In Methanolobus chelungpuianus, the following proteins share a genomic window:
- a CDS encoding TIGR00269 family protein, with amino-acid sequence MEPTILKCDKCSKDAIIFQKYSGMHLCRKHFIEDVERKIKLTIRKHYSIKRNETIAVGLSGGKDSSTTLYILHKIFGGRPDIRLIGICIDEGIEGYRPNTIESARELTSQLGIELIVRSFMEEYGTTMDLIAPQKREKGACSYCGVLRKSLLNKTALEIGATRLAIGHNLDDEAQTILLNHLKGDVSRMVRLAPPKELEGLVLRMKPLRQIPEKEVALYAYLHDLPLGFGGCPYAHEAMRGEIRVLLNDLEVNHPGTKYALVSGFDKISGILGRELPQEGLSNCRICGQACTEDICQACKLLGRDH; translated from the coding sequence ATGGAACCCACGATACTCAAATGCGATAAATGCAGCAAGGATGCTATCATCTTTCAGAAGTATTCCGGTATGCACCTGTGCAGGAAACATTTTATCGAAGATGTAGAGCGCAAGATAAAGCTGACCATCAGGAAGCATTACAGTATAAAACGGAACGAAACCATCGCTGTAGGACTGAGCGGTGGCAAGGACAGCAGTACAACGCTCTACATACTGCACAAGATATTCGGCGGACGGCCGGATATCCGTCTGATCGGTATCTGCATAGATGAGGGGATCGAAGGTTACCGCCCCAACACAATCGAATCCGCACGGGAACTGACATCACAGCTGGGTATTGAACTCATTGTACGCTCCTTCATGGAAGAGTACGGGACCACCATGGACCTGATAGCACCACAGAAAAGGGAGAAAGGAGCATGCAGCTACTGCGGCGTCCTCAGGAAATCCCTGCTCAACAAGACGGCACTTGAGATCGGGGCAACAAGGCTTGCTATAGGCCACAATCTTGACGATGAGGCACAGACCATCCTCCTGAACCACCTCAAGGGCGATGTTTCAAGAATGGTAAGGCTGGCCCCTCCCAAGGAGCTGGAAGGGCTGGTACTGCGCATGAAACCATTGCGCCAGATCCCGGAAAAAGAAGTTGCCCTGTATGCTTACCTGCACGACCTGCCCCTCGGTTTTGGGGGATGCCCCTATGCGCACGAAGCCATGAGAGGGGAGATCAGGGTCCTGCTTAATGACCTTGAAGTGAACCATCCCGGAACAAAATATGCACTTGTGAGTGGGTTTGATAAGATATCAGGCATCCTGGGAAGGGAACTCCCGCAGGAGGGACTCTCGAACTGCCGCATATGCGGACAGGCCTGCACCGAGGATATATGCCAGGCCTGCAAGCTGCTGGGACGCGATCACTGA
- a CDS encoding sodium-translocating pyrophosphatase gives MESLIYLAPLAGLISLLFAGIFARSILKEDAGNQRMQEIAGAIQEGAMAYLNRQYKTIAVVAVILAALIFFLLEDGTKIAVGFLAGAISSALAGYIGMNVSVRANVRTSQAASKGLQKAMSVAFRGGAVTGLAVVGLALLGTSSFYILYGDVDLVIGFGFGASLISLFARVGGGIFTKAADVGADLVGKIEAGIPEDDPRNAAVIADNVGDNVGDCAGMGADLFETYVVTVLASMLLGSIIISSYPNAVLYPLILGAVAIFASIISVFFVKVGSSGNIMNALYKGVAGSAVLSLIAFYFVTTSLMGDMKFYYAALVGIAIMVLMVVFTEYYTSKSFRPVKLISKASETGAGTNVISGLAMGFESTALPVVAIVIGILASFFVVGGATDPAVGLYGIAIAAAAMLSTTGIIVALDSYGPITDNAGGIAEMAGMPSNVRKVTDSLDAVGNTTKAVTKGYAIGSAALGALALFADYRHKVDLSGVDLSLDQPVVLVGLFIGGLLPFVFTAVTMQAVGKAAFGIVNEVRRQFREIPGIMEGTAKPEYGKCVDIVTAAAIREMAVPGILAIFVPLIVGLVLGPAALGGLLIGIIVCGLLLALTMDNGGGAWDNAKKLIEDGMYGGKGSNAHKAAVVGDTVGDPFKDTSGPALNALIKVVNMVAILFSALFIGAGIF, from the coding sequence ATGGAATCTTTAATTTATCTTGCCCCTCTTGCTGGTCTGATCAGTTTGTTATTTGCTGGGATCTTTGCGCGCAGTATCCTTAAAGAGGATGCCGGCAACCAAAGGATGCAGGAAATAGCAGGCGCCATCCAGGAGGGTGCGATGGCATACTTGAACCGTCAGTACAAGACCATAGCCGTAGTGGCCGTGATACTTGCAGCACTTATCTTCTTCCTGCTCGAGGACGGAACTAAGATCGCTGTCGGTTTCCTTGCAGGTGCAATAAGCTCTGCACTGGCCGGATACATTGGTATGAACGTTTCTGTCAGGGCTAATGTCAGGACATCACAGGCTGCATCCAAAGGCCTGCAGAAGGCCATGTCCGTTGCATTCCGCGGCGGAGCGGTCACAGGTCTTGCAGTGGTGGGTCTTGCCTTGCTGGGTACCAGCAGCTTCTACATCCTTTACGGTGATGTGGACCTTGTGATTGGTTTTGGTTTCGGTGCAAGTCTTATCAGTCTCTTTGCCAGGGTTGGCGGAGGTATATTCACAAAGGCGGCAGATGTCGGTGCAGACCTTGTCGGTAAGATCGAGGCCGGTATCCCCGAGGATGACCCCCGTAACGCAGCCGTGATTGCCGACAACGTCGGTGACAACGTCGGTGACTGCGCAGGCATGGGTGCCGACCTCTTCGAAACATATGTGGTCACAGTACTTGCTTCAATGCTCCTTGGTTCGATCATCATATCCTCGTATCCCAACGCGGTCCTCTATCCGCTCATACTCGGTGCGGTTGCAATCTTTGCTTCCATCATATCCGTGTTCTTCGTAAAAGTTGGAAGCAGTGGTAACATCATGAATGCGCTGTACAAGGGTGTCGCAGGCTCTGCGGTACTCTCACTGATCGCATTCTACTTTGTTACAACATCCCTCATGGGTGACATGAAGTTCTACTATGCAGCCCTCGTAGGCATTGCCATAATGGTACTGATGGTGGTATTCACAGAGTACTACACCTCCAAATCATTCCGCCCTGTCAAGCTTATCTCAAAGGCTTCCGAGACCGGTGCGGGAACCAACGTCATCTCCGGTCTTGCAATGGGCTTTGAGAGCACAGCACTCCCGGTAGTAGCAATTGTGATCGGTATCCTTGCATCCTTCTTCGTTGTAGGGGGAGCTACAGACCCCGCAGTCGGTCTATACGGTATCGCAATAGCAGCAGCAGCAATGCTCTCCACCACCGGTATAATCGTTGCCCTTGACTCCTATGGACCTATCACTGACAACGCAGGCGGAATCGCGGAAATGGCAGGTATGCCATCCAATGTACGCAAGGTCACAGACTCCCTGGACGCTGTGGGGAACACCACCAAAGCCGTCACAAAAGGATATGCCATTGGTTCTGCAGCACTCGGTGCACTGGCACTGTTCGCAGATTACAGGCACAAGGTAGATTTAAGCGGCGTGGATCTTAGTCTTGACCAGCCGGTAGTCCTTGTGGGACTGTTCATAGGCGGACTGCTTCCTTTCGTATTCACCGCCGTCACAATGCAGGCAGTGGGTAAGGCAGCCTTCGGTATCGTCAATGAGGTGCGCCGCCAGTTCAGGGAGATCCCGGGCATCATGGAAGGCACTGCAAAGCCGGAATACGGCAAGTGTGTAGATATCGTGACCGCAGCCGCGATCCGTGAGATGGCAGTCCCCGGTATCCTGGCTATCTTCGTACCGCTCATAGTAGGACTTGTGCTTGGTCCTGCAGCACTCGGTGGCCTCCTTATCGGTATCATCGTATGCGGTCTTCTGCTTGCCCTTACAATGGACAACGGAGGAGGAGCATGGGACAATGCCAAGAAGCTCATCGAGGATGGCATGTACGGTGGCAAAGGCTCCAATGCTCACAAGGCAGCAGTTGTCGGTGACACCGTAGGCGACCCATTCAAGGACACATCAGGACCCGCTCTTAACGCCCTTATCAAGGTAGTTAACATGGTCGCTATCCTGTTCTCCGCACTCTTTATCGGAGCAGGCATTTTCTAA
- a CDS encoding dihydropteroate synthase-like protein, which produces MKILVATGHLAEMAVRKSAGDNADVIVADTKIAAFITPGKLLAAIEKNVSRFDYDIIFLPGLVSGDFSKAEARLGCSIRLGPKHAYDLSYVLPFAGSIEFSKQVPACELLVDLRREMAIGKARELEEVAVPAMMLGSLKLGGNSRMKVMAEVVNATGMENDALVRKISSFVAKGADIIDLGASLHATPDDVERAIGIARSVTRLPVSIDTLDTELLMRALETGVDMVLSLDSSNIAVLGPYIAASGVPAVVIPDPDEGLESLRRNIAAARQAGIKRIIADPVLDPIGHGIVDSLVRYKEFHCLYPDVPVFFGVGNVTELLDADSAGANATLCGIGTDVGASILFTPEYSNKAQGSIIELSRASLMMLLAHERDSSPKDLGIDLMGIKEKRRRIDAVLPEDFTEARSGRMWKLDPAGSVRIGIIPDENGNGGLILAEHDTMSVVGKTAAAVMDTLIDRGLISRLEHAGYLGRELKKAEIALKFNRSYSQDDDF; this is translated from the coding sequence ATGAAGATACTGGTTGCCACGGGTCATCTGGCGGAGATGGCTGTAAGGAAGTCGGCGGGTGACAATGCTGATGTCATTGTTGCTGATACGAAGATAGCGGCTTTTATCACTCCTGGTAAGCTGCTGGCTGCCATTGAAAAAAATGTTTCCCGCTTTGATTATGATATTATCTTCCTGCCCGGACTGGTATCCGGGGATTTCTCAAAAGCTGAGGCCCGGCTTGGATGCAGCATCCGCCTTGGTCCCAAGCATGCTTATGACCTGTCCTATGTGCTTCCCTTTGCCGGAAGCATAGAATTCTCAAAGCAGGTTCCTGCGTGCGAACTGCTTGTTGACCTAAGGCGGGAGATGGCAATAGGGAAGGCCAGGGAGCTTGAGGAAGTTGCAGTACCAGCGATGATGCTGGGAAGCCTCAAACTGGGCGGTAACAGCCGGATGAAGGTCATGGCGGAAGTGGTCAATGCCACCGGAATGGAGAATGATGCTCTTGTCAGGAAGATAAGCTCTTTTGTGGCAAAAGGTGCCGATATAATTGACCTTGGCGCTTCACTGCATGCGACACCTGACGACGTAGAGCGTGCCATCGGGATTGCCCGGTCTGTGACCCGGCTGCCTGTCAGCATAGATACCCTCGACACGGAGCTTCTTATGCGGGCCCTGGAAACAGGCGTGGATATGGTACTCAGCCTGGACAGCAGTAATATCGCCGTTCTTGGTCCGTATATTGCAGCTTCAGGTGTGCCGGCAGTGGTCATCCCGGACCCTGATGAAGGCCTTGAGAGTCTTCGGAGGAACATCGCTGCAGCCAGGCAGGCAGGCATCAAGAGAATAATAGCTGATCCGGTGCTTGATCCAATAGGACACGGCATCGTTGATTCTTTAGTAAGGTACAAGGAGTTCCATTGCCTTTACCCGGATGTCCCTGTGTTCTTCGGGGTAGGGAATGTCACGGAACTCCTGGACGCAGATTCCGCAGGTGCCAATGCTACCCTTTGCGGTATCGGAACTGATGTGGGTGCCAGCATACTCTTCACGCCTGAGTACAGCAACAAGGCCCAGGGTTCTATAATAGAGCTCAGCAGGGCATCCCTTATGATGCTGCTGGCGCATGAAAGGGACAGCTCCCCCAAGGATCTTGGCATAGACCTGATGGGGATAAAGGAAAAAAGAAGACGCATTGACGCTGTCCTGCCTGAGGACTTCACAGAGGCCCGATCAGGCAGGATGTGGAAGCTTGACCCGGCTGGCAGCGTAAGGATAGGCATAATCCCTGATGAGAATGGCAATGGGGGGCTCATCCTTGCAGAGCATGACACTATGTCGGTGGTCGGGAAGACCGCTGCTGCTGTGATGGACACGCTTATCGACAGGGGTCTTATCTCAAGGCTAGAACATGCCGGATATCTTGGCAGGGAGCTTAAAAAAGCCGAGATAGCTCTTAAATTCAACAGGAGCTATTCACAGGACGATGATTTTTAG
- the ftsZ gene encoding cell division protein FtsZ, with the protein MQSIVQEALKHTEKEKEYRQTIAVDDQFDMFGQPRILIVGCGGAGNNTINRLYNIGIEGAETIAINTDKQHLDIIRADKKILVGKTLTRGLGAGGYPEVGAKAAELARGTLEEVFKNADLVFITAGMGGGTGTGVAPVVADIAKEQGAIVVGMVSSPFRVERARAVKAEEGLEEFRRAADTVIVLDNNRLLEYVPNLPIDQAFSVMDQLISETVKGITETITKPSLINLDYADIRAIMSCGGVAVMLVGESKNQDKSDDVVRAALNHPLLDVDYRGATGSLVHITGGPDLSLKEAEEIAASLTYELSPSANVIWGARISNEYEGKVRVMAIMTGVQSAQVLGPQYETRAASITAEPPRAYRQATHAATPINKSRRTVVEPMSSKNAGGSIIDIIH; encoded by the coding sequence GTGCAGTCGATAGTCCAGGAAGCATTAAAACACACCGAAAAGGAAAAAGAGTACCGCCAGACGATCGCAGTAGATGATCAGTTCGACATGTTCGGACAGCCGAGGATCCTTATCGTAGGTTGCGGCGGTGCAGGTAACAATACGATCAACAGGCTCTATAACATCGGGATCGAAGGTGCCGAGACAATAGCCATTAACACTGACAAGCAGCACCTTGATATCATCCGTGCGGACAAGAAGATCCTCGTGGGCAAGACACTGACCCGCGGTCTTGGTGCAGGTGGTTATCCCGAAGTAGGTGCCAAGGCAGCAGAACTTGCGCGCGGTACGCTTGAAGAGGTCTTCAAGAACGCCGATCTCGTTTTCATCACAGCAGGTATGGGAGGCGGAACCGGTACGGGTGTTGCTCCTGTAGTAGCTGATATTGCCAAGGAGCAGGGAGCTATTGTTGTAGGTATGGTCTCCAGTCCGTTCAGGGTTGAGAGGGCAAGGGCAGTCAAGGCAGAGGAAGGCCTTGAGGAATTCCGCCGTGCAGCAGACACAGTTATAGTCCTCGATAACAACAGGCTCCTGGAATATGTACCGAACCTGCCGATTGACCAGGCTTTCTCCGTCATGGACCAGCTCATCTCCGAAACCGTGAAGGGTATAACCGAGACAATCACCAAGCCATCACTCATCAACCTTGACTATGCTGATATCAGGGCTATCATGAGCTGTGGCGGCGTTGCCGTCATGCTCGTGGGCGAGAGCAAGAACCAGGACAAGAGCGACGATGTCGTGCGCGCTGCACTGAACCACCCGCTCCTTGACGTGGACTACAGGGGAGCAACAGGCAGCCTTGTACACATAACCGGCGGCCCGGACCTCAGCCTCAAGGAAGCCGAGGAGATCGCTGCATCACTTACCTATGAACTGTCACCCAGTGCTAACGTCATCTGGGGAGCACGCATAAGCAACGAGTACGAAGGCAAGGTGCGTGTCATGGCAATCATGACAGGCGTCCAGTCTGCACAGGTCCTTGGTCCGCAGTACGAAACAAGGGCAGCCAGCATAACAGCTGAGCCTCCGAGGGCATACAGGCAGGCAACACATGCAGCAACCCCGATCAACAAGTCCAGGCGTACCGTCGTGGAGCCAATGAGCTCCAAGAACGCAGGCGGATCAATTATCGATATTATCCACTGA
- a CDS encoding site-2 protease family protein, translating to MNTTIALTVFLLYWLFVITLKRRGILEKYNISTYGPVLMIRTTRGLGLLDKLATPKRAWRIYADIGIRLMFIGMIAMFLIVILSDIALLSSIGTNSIAEPGKFNEARNIFLIPGVNEFIPLTWGIIALIVTLVVHEFSHAILCRVENIRVKSMGILLALVPIGGFAEPDDKELFGREDDDEDDRPDPYGDRRLGIRIYDDEEPVKKRAAPDKMATRTQRARILAAGVMANFVVTLIAFSLLFGPVLGAVSPLGNAMIVDVDEGSSAYAAGLRPGMVITQLDGTSVSNVNEVLLYLDSVETGSTVQVHAATDRVVSIYAAEVMDIEPETRGVQIQGVIDGSPAQAAGLEEGMYIRSMDGQEIRTVSDFMAFMDTTVSGQTILIETAIYTDDDIPETPGEVTIQLAAHPDQGVSKGFLGVYTGGDGYVKTPLGFSVGEFPAREYLDLLRDIPGMLTGAAGWIILLGLPIIGFAGEGFPGFSGTLAQFYEPVGWAEPLGIGLFWIANALLWIGWLNFYVGLFNCLPAVPLDGGHVFRDYLHAAISRITDNETKAERLSAAITATFALLILMSFLLMIFGPYMVHGF from the coding sequence TTGAACACTACTATCGCACTTACAGTCTTTTTGCTGTACTGGCTATTTGTCATCACCCTCAAAAGGCGAGGGATACTGGAAAAGTACAACATAAGCACATACGGGCCCGTCCTGATGATCAGGACGACAAGAGGCCTTGGCCTCCTTGACAAGCTTGCCACACCTAAGAGAGCCTGGAGGATCTATGCGGACATAGGTATCAGACTTATGTTCATCGGCATGATAGCAATGTTCCTTATTGTCATACTCTCCGACATTGCACTGCTGAGCTCCATAGGCACCAACAGCATCGCAGAGCCGGGCAAATTCAACGAGGCAAGGAACATATTCCTCATACCGGGTGTCAATGAGTTCATACCGCTCACCTGGGGGATAATTGCACTCATAGTGACACTCGTGGTCCATGAGTTCTCACATGCAATACTTTGCAGGGTTGAGAACATCCGTGTAAAGTCCATGGGTATCCTGCTCGCGCTCGTACCCATAGGGGGCTTTGCCGAGCCTGATGATAAGGAACTTTTCGGTAGAGAGGACGATGACGAAGATGACAGGCCGGACCCTTACGGCGACCGCAGGCTGGGGATAAGGATATACGATGATGAAGAGCCTGTTAAAAAGAGAGCCGCTCCTGATAAAATGGCAACCCGCACCCAGAGGGCCCGCATACTTGCAGCCGGCGTTATGGCTAACTTCGTTGTGACCCTCATTGCCTTCTCATTGCTCTTTGGCCCTGTGCTGGGCGCAGTCTCACCTCTCGGAAACGCGATGATAGTTGACGTGGATGAGGGCTCATCTGCCTACGCTGCAGGACTGCGTCCGGGAATGGTCATCACACAGCTGGATGGGACCAGTGTAAGCAACGTTAATGAAGTCCTTCTTTACCTGGACTCTGTTGAAACAGGCTCCACAGTACAAGTCCATGCCGCGACAGACAGGGTTGTGTCTATATATGCAGCTGAGGTCATGGACATCGAGCCTGAAACAAGAGGTGTACAGATACAGGGTGTTATCGACGGATCACCTGCACAGGCAGCAGGACTTGAAGAGGGCATGTACATCCGCAGCATGGATGGGCAGGAGATACGGACCGTTTCAGACTTCATGGCATTCATGGATACGACCGTTTCAGGCCAGACAATCTTGATAGAGACTGCCATTTACACTGATGACGATATCCCTGAGACTCCAGGAGAAGTGACAATACAGCTGGCAGCTCACCCCGACCAGGGCGTTTCAAAGGGTTTCCTCGGAGTCTACACCGGGGGCGACGGGTATGTGAAAACACCTCTTGGCTTCTCAGTAGGCGAGTTCCCTGCACGTGAGTACCTCGATCTCCTCAGGGACATACCGGGTATGCTTACAGGTGCAGCAGGATGGATCATCCTTCTGGGTCTTCCGATAATAGGATTTGCAGGCGAGGGATTCCCGGGGTTCAGTGGTACCCTGGCCCAATTCTATGAGCCCGTAGGCTGGGCCGAGCCTCTTGGCATAGGTCTGTTCTGGATAGCAAATGCACTGCTCTGGATTGGATGGCTCAACTTCTATGTGGGACTGTTCAACTGCCTGCCTGCGGTTCCGCTTGACGGGGGCCACGTGTTCAGGGACTACCTGCACGCAGCCATCTCCCGCATCACGGACAACGAGACAAAGGCCGAGCGCCTGTCAGCTGCCATAACGGCTACATTCGCACTGCTGATACTGATGTCCTTCCTTCTGATGATATTCGGACCGTACATGGTGCACGGGTTCTGA
- a CDS encoding potassium channel family protein — MQRRLWYRTILRSFLLTFFVVLVYLLIFINIMEYEQQYDHANFVDGTYWVMATITTVGYGDIVFTSAAGKFFSILVQLSGIPVVFGLLFNLLLSPLLERNIRPSMPVKSPRKLSEHIIICGYNNLVETLLEELSENNVPYVLIEEEEEKVKDLLKRNINVVQGNLSDETTFRNVHIEKASFVLVNRSDEVNANIILTVRSMSDIKIIAIAEDKANKKYMKYAGATSVISPKELFGRFIARKAADPFLRRLTGATEFLEGIAIAEFPVYPKSPLNGKTIKEAAIREKTGSNVVGVWKSGALSFDVEPGDVIRESSVLLATGTPKQLSELRKLTQQTR, encoded by the coding sequence ATGCAAAGAAGATTGTGGTACAGAACGATCCTGAGGTCCTTTTTACTTACATTTTTTGTTGTCCTGGTCTATCTGTTGATCTTCATCAACATCATGGAATATGAACAGCAGTATGACCATGCGAACTTCGTGGATGGCACATACTGGGTTATGGCCACTATCACAACAGTGGGATACGGAGACATTGTATTTACATCAGCCGCAGGAAAGTTCTTTTCCATACTGGTGCAGCTCTCAGGCATCCCTGTTGTTTTCGGACTTCTTTTCAATCTTCTTCTGTCACCTTTGCTGGAAAGGAACATACGTCCCAGTATGCCGGTCAAAAGCCCCAGGAAGCTCTCAGAGCACATAATCATCTGCGGATACAATAATCTGGTCGAGACGCTCCTGGAGGAACTGAGCGAGAACAATGTTCCCTATGTACTCATAGAGGAAGAGGAAGAAAAGGTGAAAGATCTTCTCAAACGCAACATCAATGTTGTCCAAGGGAATCTTTCCGATGAGACGACATTCAGGAACGTGCATATTGAAAAAGCCAGCTTTGTGCTGGTCAACCGTTCCGATGAGGTCAATGCAAATATCATACTGACGGTTCGCAGTATGAGCGACATCAAGATCATTGCCATAGCCGAGGACAAAGCGAATAAGAAATACATGAAATATGCAGGTGCAACGAGTGTGATATCCCCAAAGGAGCTGTTTGGAAGGTTCATTGCAAGAAAAGCCGCAGATCCTTTCCTAAGAAGACTTACGGGCGCTACGGAATTCTTAGAGGGAATTGCTATTGCAGAATTTCCCGTCTATCCCAAAAGCCCTCTTAACGGCAAGACCATCAAAGAAGCAGCTATCCGTGAGAAGACAGGCTCCAACGTGGTAGGGGTGTGGAAAAGCGGAGCACTTTCCTTTGATGTGGAGCCGGGAGACGTTATCAGAGAAAGTTCCGTACTCCTGGCCACAGGCACCCCTAAACAACTTTCCGAGCTCAGGAAACTTACGCAGCAGACCAGATGA
- a CDS encoding potassium channel family protein produces MKAEDGHIIVLGCGDVGKHAAQTLKYSGLEFIVIDSDPWAFEDADYEHLVGNATDEDALKKAGIETASTVIIALNNDTDVIFATLIARGLNPESTILARANSYKSIDKIYKAGADYVAALSIVAGQMLARMTSRCIEMSCRKIDEDIMLYEGIEIEKHTIGSEHDIVDRPVAEIGLRERFGCTLIGIERQGNIITDILPSTVILKDDIIAVIGTKQAISLFKYKYVK; encoded by the coding sequence ATGAAAGCAGAAGATGGGCACATAATAGTACTCGGATGCGGAGATGTAGGGAAGCATGCCGCCCAGACGCTGAAATATTCAGGCCTGGAGTTCATTGTCATCGATTCTGATCCCTGGGCTTTTGAAGATGCTGATTATGAGCATCTTGTTGGCAACGCCACGGACGAGGACGCACTTAAAAAAGCAGGCATTGAAACTGCCTCAACCGTCATCATCGCTTTGAATAACGACACGGACGTGATATTTGCAACGCTCATTGCAAGGGGACTTAACCCCGAATCGACCATCCTTGCGCGTGCAAACTCATACAAATCCATTGACAAGATCTATAAGGCCGGAGCTGACTATGTAGCTGCCCTTTCCATTGTGGCAGGACAGATGCTTGCAAGAATGACCTCACGCTGCATCGAGATGTCCTGCCGGAAAATAGATGAGGATATCATGCTTTATGAAGGCATTGAGATCGAAAAGCACACTATCGGCAGCGAGCATGACATCGTTGATAGGCCCGTGGCAGAGATCGGATTGAGAGAGCGTTTTGGATGCACACTTATAGGGATTGAGAGGCAGGGTAATATTATCACAGATATACTCCCGTCAACTGTCATATTAAAAGATGATATCATTGCAGTGATTGGTACAAAACAGGCTATCAGCCTCTTTAAATACAAGTACGTGAAGTGA
- a CDS encoding sulfite exporter TauE/SafE family protein yields MENIFLIITVFITSVLFSMLGIGGAIFYVPFFYGTGMELLNAITTALLLNIVTSGSAATLYLRKKMVDLQAAVPLILFAAIGTQIGGYLARLTPVDVLLFLFSIQMIFIGAEMLFARFEKYYKGKEISGKKKKFLVTGGGLIIGILSGLLGVGGGSFVVPMLIIMGYGIKCAAATSGFVVVFASLSAFLAHVWTWEPDITLVLYIIVASFLGAQVGSRLMYSRVKADTLRKILGVLLLIMAARILTGLL; encoded by the coding sequence ATGGAGAACATATTCCTTATTATCACGGTGTTTATCACATCAGTCCTGTTCTCCATGCTCGGGATAGGAGGAGCTATATTTTACGTGCCTTTCTTCTACGGGACAGGCATGGAGCTGCTTAATGCGATCACCACAGCCCTGCTGCTCAACATTGTGACTTCAGGCTCTGCAGCCACACTCTATCTGCGGAAGAAAATGGTGGATCTGCAGGCGGCAGTGCCCCTGATACTGTTCGCTGCCATAGGCACACAGATAGGAGGATATCTTGCAAGACTTACTCCGGTGGATGTGCTGCTCTTCCTTTTCAGTATCCAGATGATCTTTATCGGAGCAGAGATGCTTTTTGCCCGTTTTGAGAAATACTATAAGGGTAAAGAGATCTCAGGGAAAAAGAAAAAGTTTCTGGTAACAGGCGGAGGGCTTATCATAGGCATTCTCTCCGGTCTCCTGGGTGTGGGCGGTGGCTCTTTCGTGGTCCCTATGCTCATTATCATGGGATACGGTATCAAATGCGCCGCTGCAACCTCCGGATTCGTTGTGGTCTTTGCATCCCTGTCTGCTTTTCTGGCACATGTATGGACATGGGAGCCTGACATAACACTGGTGCTCTACATAATAGTGGCATCTTTCCTTGGGGCACAGGTAGGCTCAAGACTTATGTATAGCAGGGTCAAGGCAGATACCCTTAGAAAGATATTAGGAGTCCTGCTGTTGATCATGGCAGCAAGGATCCTGACAGGACTGCTTTAA